The following are encoded in a window of Phaseolus vulgaris cultivar G19833 chromosome 3, P. vulgaris v2.0, whole genome shotgun sequence genomic DNA:
- the LOC137807818 gene encoding KIN17-like protein produces MGKNEFLTPKAIANRIKAKGLQKLRWYCQMCQKQCRDENGFKCHCMSEGHQRQMQIFGQNPHRIVEGYTEEFESTFLEHMKRSHRFSRVAATVVYNEYINDRHHVHMNSTQWATLTEFVKYLGRTGKCKVEETPKGWFITYIDRDSETLFKERMKNKRIKADMADEEKQEKEIKKQIEMAEQMIQQPTPEADQPLQSEPPRELNMEDGIKIGFSLGSSLAKQPVTKEKREASRVVFEEVDEERYGERNPGINLKRKESGGGKSTLDEMMRDEEKKKEKINRKDYWLHEGIVVKVMSKVLAEKGYYKQKGVVRKVIDKYVGEIEMLESKHVLRVDQAELETVIPQVGGRVKIVNGAYRGSIAKLLGVDTDNFCAKVQIEKGPYDGRVLKAMEYEDICKVA; encoded by the coding sequence ATGGGGAAAAATGAGTTTCTCACACCAAAAGCAATTGCCAATCGAATCAAAGCAAAAGGATTGCAGAAGCTTCGGTGGTATTGCCAGATGTGCCAAAAGCAGTGCCGAGATGAGAATGGATTTAAATGCCATTGCATGAGTGAAGGGCACCAGCGTCAAATGCAGATTTTTGGACAAAACCCACACCGGATAGTTGAGGGCTATACTGAAGAGTTTGAGAGCACTTTTCTGGAGCACATGAAGCGCAGCCACCGATTCAGCCGTGTGGCAGCCACTGTAGTTTATAACGAATACATAAATGATAGACACCATGTTCATATGAACTCCACTCAGTGGGCAACACTTACTGAATTTGTCAAGTACTTGGGTCGAACTGGCAAATGTAAGGTGGAGGAAACACCCAAGGGATGGTTCATTACATACATAGACAGAGATTCAGAAACCCTTTTCAAGGAGAGGATGAAGAATAAGAGAATCAAGGCAGATATGGCAGATGAAGAAAAGCAAGAGAAGGAGatcaagaaacagattgaaatGGCTGAACAAATGATACAGCAGCCTACTCCTGAGGCCGATCAGCCTTTACAATCTGAGCCTCCAAGAGAACTAAATATGGAAGATGGAATTAAGATAGGGTTTTCTCTTGGGTCTTCATTGGCTAAACAACCTGTGACCAAGGAAAAGCGTGAGGCATCAAGGGTGGTGTTTGAGGAGGTTGATGAAGAGAGATATGGGGAAAGAAATCCTGGAATCAATTTGAAGAGGAAAGAAAGTGGTGGTGGAAAATCAACTTTGGATGAAATGAtgagggatgaagagaagaaaaaggaaaaaatcaACAGGAAGGATTACTGGTTGCATGAAGGAATTGTTGTTAAGGTTATGAGCAAAGTTTTGGCAGAGAAGGGCTACTACAAGCAAAAGGGTGTTGTACGGAAGGTGATTGACAAGTATGTTGGGGAAATAGAAATGCTTGAAAGTAAGCACGTGCTCAGAGTTGATCAGGCAGAGCTTGAAACTGTAATTCCACAAGTTGGGGGCCGTGTAAAAATTGTCAACGGTGCATATAGAGGATCCATTGCTAAGCTGTTGGGGGTGGATACAGATAATTTTTGTGCTAAGGTGCAGATTGAGAAAGGACCTTATGATGGCAGAGTACTTAAAGCTATGGAATACGAGGACATTTGTAAAGTAGCCTAG